AGGAGATGACGACTAGTGAGTCGGTAAGAAATCAAAAGCGGTCAGCACAATATCATGCTGACCGCTTTTGATTTCTTGATATGTTGCTGTTCTATGGTTTGACCTTGTTGAAGATATCCAGCTTGGTGATGTCATTGAAGATGACCATCGCAGCGAAGACCAGGATACAGACAAAGGCGACCTGATAGACGCGCTCCTTAAGCTGCTGGTTCAGATCACGGCGCATGATGGATTCCACCGTGAGGAAGAGGATCATTCCACCGTCGAGGATCGGAATGGGAAGCAGATTGAAGATACCGAGATTAAGCGAGATATAAGCCATCAGGCCGACCAGAGGCATCCAGCCGGGCATCGATGCCGCCTGATGGATCTGTTGGCCGATTCCGATAGGGCCGGAGAGCGAGCGTACGGAGACCTGGCGGGTGAACATCCGCTTGAGGACCTCGACGATCAGCATCGAGCCTTTCTTGTTGTACTCCCACGACGCGACCATGGCCTTGCCGAAGGGGAGCCGCTCCACCTTGACGGGAGGTTGTACAGGACGGAAACCGAGGCGGTAGTCTTTGGAGCCGTCTCCAACTTCAGCAAGCTGCGGTGTGATTTCCAGGGGAACGGTGCGGCCTTCGCGAAGGACAAGCAGTGAGGCGGGCTTGCCGGCCTGGTCCTGCAGGAAGGCGAGCAGAGCTGGAACGGAGTGGAGTTGGAGACCGTCGATAGAGGCAATCTGATCGCCGGGCTTGAGGCCAGCGCGAGCGGCAGGCATGTTGGGTTCCAGAGAATCGACCTGGACCGGAACATTCTGCATCTTGGGGATGAGGCCGAGCCTGTCGAGAGAGAAGTTGTCGGCTCCCTCTTTGGCCTCGACGAAGAGCCTGGTATTCACTCGCTGCCCATCGTGTAGGTACGAGAAGGCAATGTTCTGATTGATGTTGAGCAGGGAACGGACTGCAACCTGGTCCCAACTGGGGCTTTCGATCGTATCGTAATGAACGATCAGGTCGCCGGAATGGATTCCGGTGCGCGAAGCCGGGGTGTTGACCGGGATGTAGTCGGTGAGGGCGGGGCCGGAGATGTATTCCTGCACCTCATTGTGCAACATGGAGACGCCGGTCATCAGGCCGAATGCGAGGATGAAGTTGGCGAAGGGGCCGGCAAGCGCGACCAGGATACGTTGCCATCGAGGATGGGCATTGAAGTCGCCCGGATCCGTCGGAGCTTCACCGGGGTTGTCCCCGGCCATCTTGACGTACCCGCCAAGAGGAAGAAGCGAGAGGCGATAGTCGGTATCACCGCGGCGGAAGCCAAAGAGGCGCTTTCCGAAGCCAATGGAGAAGGTTTCAACCCGGATACCGCAGAGCTTGGCGACGGCAAAATGGCCGAACTCGTGCACAAGGACCATAATGCCGAGCACGATACCGAGTTGAATGATAGTGGACATGAGAGAGTAAAGACCTCGTTCGGAGAATCGATGCGGCTACCGCAGGACGCCGGAGAACTGTTGGGAGATTACATCACGGGCACACGCTCGTGCCGCAAGATCGGCTTCGAGCACCTCCCGGATAGACGAAGGATGCCGACCTGAGGTTTGTTGCAACACCTTCTCTATTGTACGTGGGATGCCGAGGAAAGAGATGTGACCTTCAAGGAAGGCGGCTACAGCGATTTCATCGGCGGCATTCAACGCAATACATGCCTCTCCACCGGTTGCGGCGGCTTCGTAGGCGAGACGCAGGCAGGGAAACCGCTCAAGGTCCGGAGCGGAGAAGTCCAGTTGACTCAATGTGGTGAGGTCGAACTGAAGGCCGGAAGCCGGGGTCGCGTCGACACGTTCGGGATAAGCGAGCGCATAGAGGATGGGGAGACGCATATCGGTGACTGAGATCTGCGCGAGGATGCTGCCATCGATAAACTCCACCATGGAGTGGACCGTGGACTGAGGGTGGACGGAGACGCGAACCTGGGCCGGAGGAAGTGAGAAGAGGCGGCAGGCCTCGATGACCTCAAACCCTTTGTTCATCAGAGTGGCTGAGTCGATAGTGATTCGCTGACCCATGACCCAGGTGGGATGCTTGAGGGCCTGGGCGGGAGTGATGTGCTCGAAGGCTGGAGCAGGCGTGTTGCGGAAGGGACCCCCTGAAGCCGTGAGCCAGATCCGGCGCACCTCGCGGGTTTCACCACCACGCATGCATTGATGCACCGCGTTATGTTCGGAGTCGATGGGGAGCAGAGCGACGTTATGCTCTTTGGCAGCG
This portion of the Edaphobacter sp. 4G125 genome encodes:
- a CDS encoding 1-deoxy-D-xylulose-5-phosphate reductoisomerase, producing the protein MKKLAILGSTGSIGTSTLSICESFPDRYRPIALAAGQNLDAAFEQCTKWRPQVISIATEELAAKLRQRLKEAGISSIEVVYGTAGTVRVATLPEVDFVVSAIVGVAGLEATYAAVKAGKTIGLANKECLVAAGELIMAAAKEHNVALLPIDSEHNAVHQCMRGGETREVRRIWLTASGGPFRNTPAPAFEHITPAQALKHPTWVMGQRITIDSATLMNKGFEVIEACRLFSLPPAQVRVSVHPQSTVHSMVEFIDGSILAQISVTDMRLPILYALAYPERVDATPASGLQFDLTTLSQLDFSAPDLERFPCLRLAYEAAATGGEACIALNAADEIAVAAFLEGHISFLGIPRTIEKVLQQTSGRHPSSIREVLEADLAARACARDVISQQFSGVLR
- the rseP gene encoding RIP metalloprotease RseP; the encoded protein is MSTIIQLGIVLGIMVLVHEFGHFAVAKLCGIRVETFSIGFGKRLFGFRRGDTDYRLSLLPLGGYVKMAGDNPGEAPTDPGDFNAHPRWQRILVALAGPFANFILAFGLMTGVSMLHNEVQEYISGPALTDYIPVNTPASRTGIHSGDLIVHYDTIESPSWDQVAVRSLLNINQNIAFSYLHDGQRVNTRLFVEAKEGADNFSLDRLGLIPKMQNVPVQVDSLEPNMPAARAGLKPGDQIASIDGLQLHSVPALLAFLQDQAGKPASLLVLREGRTVPLEITPQLAEVGDGSKDYRLGFRPVQPPVKVERLPFGKAMVASWEYNKKGSMLIVEVLKRMFTRQVSVRSLSGPIGIGQQIHQAASMPGWMPLVGLMAYISLNLGIFNLLPIPILDGGMILFLTVESIMRRDLNQQLKERVYQVAFVCILVFAAMVIFNDITKLDIFNKVKP